The Rhododendron vialii isolate Sample 1 chromosome 8a, ASM3025357v1 genome has a window encoding:
- the LOC131336375 gene encoding protein GLUTAMINE DUMPER 4-like, translating to MRPTTSATAASPTAAATIGFHRWNSPIPYLFGGLALMLGLITLALVILACSYKNSSSDSSGTGAEEKPARPSHALQPEMEPKIVVIMAGDENPTFLAKPVSSTHHSEQV from the coding sequence ATGAGGCCAACCACCTCCGCCACCGCCGCAAGCCctaccgccgccgccaccataGGGTTTCACCGGTGGAACTCGCCCATTCCTTACCTCTTCGGCGGCCTGGCTCTGATGCTAGGACTCATCACCTTAGCATTGGTAATTCTAGCTTGCTCTTACAAAAATTCTTCATCAGATTCTTCCGGTACTGGTGCCGAAGAAAAGCCGGCCCGGCCTTCACACGCGCTGCAACCGGAAATGGAGCCGAAGATTGTCGTGATCATGGCCGGAGACGAGAATCCGACGTTCCTAGCAAAGCCGGTCTCTTCCACTCACCACAGCGAACAAGTTTGA